One Salmo trutta chromosome 19, fSalTru1.1, whole genome shotgun sequence genomic window carries:
- the LOC115153971 gene encoding D(1)-like dopamine receptor, with protein sequence MDLNFSTVRDSDNLLERDSSKRVLTGCFLFALILTTLLGNTLVCVAVTKFRHLRSKVTNFFVISLAISDLLVAILVMPWKAATEIVGFWPFGAFCNVWVAFDIMCSTASILNLCVISVDRYWAISSPFRYERKMTPKVAFIMISVAWTLSVLISFIPVQLNWHKAAALELNGTYGELPPDNCDSSLNRTYAISSSLISFYIPVAIMIVTYTRIYRIAQIQIRRISALERAAESAKNRHSSMGNNSNMETESSFKMSFKRETKVLKTLSVIMGVFVCCWLPFFILNCMVPFCEPNGTSDFLCISPGTFDVFVWFGWANSSLNPIIYAFNADFRKAFSILLGCHRLCPGSNAIEIVSINNNGSQPPASQYQPKGHIPKESNNATYVIPHSILCQEEELQKKDGIGIKTLEKLSPSLSGNLGSDADVSLEKINPITQNGQHKTVTC encoded by the coding sequence ATGGATTTGAACTTCTCCACGGTCCGCGATAGCGATAATTTGCTGGAGAGAGACTCATCCAAGCGCGTTCTGACAGGCTGCTTTCTCTTTGCGCTCATCCTGACCACACTGCTGGGGAACACACTGGTATGTGTTGCAGTCACCAAGTTCCGCCACCTGCGCTCAAAGGTCACCAACTTCTTTGTGATCTCTTTGGCCATTTCAGACCTGCTGGTGGCCATCTTGGTGATGCCATGGAAGGCAGCAACGGAGATCGTGGGCTTCTGGCCGTTCGGTGCCTTCTGTAATGTTTGGGTGGCGTTTGACATCATGTGCTCAACAGCGTCCATTTTGAACTTATGTGTCATCAGTGTGGACAGATACTGGGCGATCTCAAGCCCATTCCGCTACGAGAGGAAGATGACACCCAAGGTGGCGTTTATTATGATCAGTGTGGCATGGACGCTGTCTGTGCTCATCTCTTTCATCCCTGTGCAGTTGAACTGGCACAAGGCTGCGGCGTTGGAGCTCAACGGCACTTACGGTGAGCTGCCGCCGGACAACTGCGACTCCAGCCTTAACAGGACCTatgccatctcctcctccctcatcagcTTCTACATCCCTGTGGCAATCATGATCGTGACTTACACACGGATTTACAGAATTGCCCAGATACAAATCAGGAGGATCTCAGCACTGGAGAGGGCTGCGGAGAGTGCCAAGAACCGCCACAGCAGTATGGGGAACAACTCCAACATGGAGACGGAGAGCTCCTTCAAGATGTCTTTCAAAAGAGAAACCAAAGTCCTAAAGACCCTCTCTGTCATAATGGGGGTGTTTGTGTGCTGCTGGCTACCCTTCTTCATCCTCAACTGCATGGTACCCTTCTGTGAGCCCAACGGCACCTCTGATTTCCTCTGCATCAGCCCCGGCACCTTCGACGTGTTCGTCTGGTTCGGCTGGGCCAACTCCTCACTCAACCCCATCATATATGCCTTCAACGCGGACTTCCGCAAAGCATTCTCCATCCTGCTGGGCTGCCACAGACTCTGCCCGGGCAGCAATGCCATAGAGATAGTGAGCATCAACAACAATGGATCCCAGCCGCCTGCGTCCCAGTATCAGCCCAAAGGGCACATTCCCAAGGAAAGCAACAATGCCACCTATGTGATTCCCCACAGCATCCTGTGTCAGGAGGAGGAGCTGCAGAAGAAGGATGGGATTGGGATTAAGACCTTGGAGAAACTGTCCCCGTCCCTTTCTGGGAACTTGGGCAGCGATGCCGATGTGTCACTGGAAAAGATTAATCCTATAACTCAGAACGGCCAACACAAAACTGTGACATGTTGA